In Herbinix luporum, a single window of DNA contains:
- the dpsA gene encoding dipicolinate synthase subunit DpsA — translation MAKKIGIFGGDKRQVYMALSLLNKGYSVYTYRLLDKITHKNHTSASGLDELMKKCQVLIGPIPLTKDIVTIPSSASNSSSSCNIADLLNKDHMLIGGVIPQDLEDLCENKGIFCYDLMRSDKIAIMNAIATAEGTILEAIKNSDRNIHNSNCLILGYGRCGKVLADKLKGLDAKVTIAARREASLAYAQAAGFNTVLLDDIKSVLPKFHFIFNTIPSLVLDQNCLKNVSPDVVIIDIASAPGGVDFEYALNHGINAKLCLGIPGKVSPRTSADILVAEIEALIKERSG, via the coding sequence ATGGCTAAAAAAATTGGAATATTTGGCGGCGATAAACGTCAGGTATATATGGCATTATCCTTACTTAATAAGGGCTACTCCGTATATACTTATAGGCTTCTTGATAAAATTACACACAAAAATCATACAAGTGCCAGCGGATTAGATGAATTAATGAAAAAATGCCAAGTGCTTATTGGTCCTATTCCGCTAACCAAAGATATAGTAACCATACCCTCTAGTGCAAGCAATTCATCAAGTAGCTGTAATATAGCCGATTTATTAAATAAAGATCATATGCTTATTGGAGGAGTGATTCCCCAAGATCTTGAAGACTTATGTGAAAACAAAGGGATCTTCTGTTATGACTTAATGAGAAGTGACAAAATAGCAATAATGAATGCTATCGCTACTGCAGAAGGTACAATTTTAGAGGCCATTAAAAATAGTGACAGAAATATTCATAACAGCAATTGTCTTATCCTTGGATATGGACGCTGCGGAAAAGTTCTAGCTGATAAACTTAAAGGTTTAGACGCCAAGGTTACTATAGCCGCCCGAAGGGAAGCTTCCTTAGCATATGCCCAGGCGGCAGGTTTTAATACTGTTTTACTTGATGATATTAAGTCTGTTTTACCTAAATTTCATTTTATTTTTAACACTATTCCCTCTCTGGTTTTAGATCAGAATTGTCTAAAAAATGTATCCCCCGATGTAGTTATTATTGATATTGCTTCTGCGCCGGGTGGAGTTGATTTTGAATATGCCCTAAACCATGGTATAAATGCAAAGTTGTGTCTTGGAATTCCCGGTAAGGTCTCTCCAAGAACTTCTGCTGATATATTAGTGGCTGAAATTGAAGCTCTTATTAAAGAAAGAAGTGGTTAA
- a CDS encoding ABC transporter substrate-binding protein: MRKIGKAISLLLVLVMVLSAFAACSKKDKKDNETETPLVVGYLPFSQKFSPFFADTGYDQDVVEFVSVQLLTTDRTGAIVYNAIEGETIPYNGVDYTYTGIADIAVNYDEEADITTYDIKIRDDVKFSDGHVMDADDIIFTYYVLSDPSYDGSSTLYSQPIIGMQNYRANSSAAETITDEEVNALIENPSDSLNQAIIDEIIRPVLESEFDWVGSLYGDERYASYTEAHPEQKDLFASFYSLDENYDSYAVNDEKQVLEDIIAQYGSDYKALGAGYAADETYYVNDVKTIARSIITEEKKAAGIGEDVYNIEGIKKISDTEVQVITKGYDATAIYQIGGAQVAPLHYYGDESQYDYENNKFGFPRGDLSIVKSKTTHPLGAGPYKFVKYENKVVFLEANEHYYKGAPKIKYIQLKETTEADKVTGIEQGTLDITDPTGSKTTFEQIAKINSNGELSGDKIVTSSVDNLGYGYIGMNADTINVGGEPNSEASKNLRKAIATVLSVYRDVAIDTYYGDAASVINYPISNTSWAAPQKSDSDYKVAFSEDVNGNQIYTSDMSSEDKYAAALQAALGYFEAAGYTVTDGKLTAAPAGAKMEYEVLIPGDGDGNHPSFAILTDASAALDTIGFKLNVNDLADANVLWDRLDAGTQEMWCAAWGATIDPDMYQVYHSTNIVGKGGTDSNHYHIADTDLDTLIMEARKSDDQSYRKSAYKQCLDIIMDWAVEIPVYQRQNSVVFSAERVNIETVTPDITTFYEWFKEIENTELK, encoded by the coding sequence ATGAGAAAAATTGGTAAAGCAATTTCCCTTTTGCTAGTGCTTGTAATGGTTCTGTCAGCATTTGCGGCATGTAGTAAAAAGGACAAAAAAGATAACGAAACTGAAACACCTCTGGTAGTTGGTTATCTGCCATTTAGCCAGAAGTTTAGCCCGTTCTTTGCAGATACAGGCTATGATCAAGATGTAGTTGAATTTGTTAGCGTTCAACTGCTGACAACTGACAGAACAGGTGCTATTGTCTATAATGCAATAGAGGGTGAGACAATCCCTTATAACGGTGTAGATTATACTTATACCGGTATTGCAGACATAGCAGTAAACTATGATGAAGAAGCTGATATTACTACCTATGATATTAAAATTAGAGATGATGTTAAGTTTAGTGACGGTCATGTAATGGACGCTGATGATATTATATTTACATACTATGTATTATCAGATCCTTCATATGATGGATCCTCAACATTATATTCTCAGCCAATCATCGGTATGCAAAACTACCGTGCAAACAGTTCAGCTGCTGAGACTATTACAGACGAGGAAGTTAATGCATTAATTGAAAATCCTAGCGATAGCTTAAATCAAGCAATTATTGATGAAATAATCAGACCTGTATTAGAAAGCGAGTTTGATTGGGTTGGTAGCCTATATGGTGACGAAAGATATGCATCTTACACCGAAGCTCATCCTGAGCAAAAGGATTTATTCGCTTCCTTCTATAGTTTAGATGAAAATTATGATTCCTATGCAGTTAATGATGAGAAGCAAGTACTTGAAGATATTATTGCTCAGTATGGTTCAGACTATAAGGCATTAGGTGCCGGATATGCTGCAGATGAGACTTATTATGTAAATGATGTTAAAACAATTGCTAGAAGTATCATTACTGAAGAGAAGAAAGCAGCCGGTATAGGTGAAGATGTTTATAATATAGAAGGTATTAAGAAAATAAGTGATACAGAGGTTCAGGTAATTACTAAGGGATACGACGCAACTGCTATTTATCAAATTGGCGGTGCCCAGGTTGCTCCTTTACATTACTATGGTGATGAATCCCAGTATGACTATGAGAATAACAAATTTGGTTTCCCCAGAGGAGATTTATCAATCGTTAAATCCAAGACAACTCATCCTCTAGGAGCAGGACCTTATAAGTTTGTAAAATATGAGAACAAGGTTGTATTCTTAGAAGCAAATGAACATTACTACAAGGGTGCACCTAAAATCAAATATATTCAGCTGAAAGAAACTACAGAAGCTGATAAAGTAACCGGTATTGAACAGGGTACACTAGATATTACAGATCCAACAGGAAGCAAGACAACATTCGAACAGATTGCTAAGATTAATAGCAACGGTGAATTAAGCGGTGACAAAATTGTTACAAGCTCAGTTGATAACTTAGGTTATGGCTATATCGGCATGAATGCAGATACAATTAATGTAGGCGGAGAACCTAATTCAGAAGCTTCCAAGAATTTAAGAAAAGCAATAGCTACAGTATTATCTGTTTACCGTGATGTTGCTATAGACACCTACTATGGTGATGCTGCAAGCGTTATCAACTATCCTATATCTAATACATCATGGGCAGCTCCTCAAAAATCTGATTCCGATTATAAGGTTGCTTTCTCAGAAGACGTTAACGGTAATCAAATCTACACATCAGATATGAGCTCTGAAGACAAATATGCAGCGGCTCTACAGGCTGCTTTAGGATATTTTGAAGCTGCAGGCTACACTGTAACAGATGGAAAATTAACAGCAGCTCCTGCCGGTGCTAAGATGGAATATGAAGTTTTAATCCCCGGTGACGGAGACGGTAACCATCCTTCATTTGCAATTTTAACTGACGCATCAGCGGCATTAGATACAATTGGATTTAAGCTTAATGTTAATGACTTAGCAGATGCCAATGTTCTTTGGGACAGACTTGATGCAGGTACACAGGAAATGTGGTGTGCTGCATGGGGTGCTACTATCGATCCCGATATGTATCAGGTTTACCACAGCACCAATATAGTTGGCAAGGGTGGAACAGACAGTAACCACTATCATATAGCTGATACTGATCTTGATACCCTAATAATGGAAGCTAGAAAGAGTGATGATCAATCCTATAGAAAGTCTGCTTATAAGCAGTGCTTAGATATTATAATGGATTGGGCGGTTGAAATCCCTGTTTATCAGAGACAAAACTCAGTAGTATTTAGTGCTGAAAGGGTAAATATTGAAACTGTTACCCCTGATATCACTACTTTCTATGAATGGTTTAAAGAAATAGAAAACACTGAATTAAAGTAA
- a CDS encoding ABC transporter permease: MRKFILKRLAISVVILFFVALIIYTIMRCMPSSFVENMAREKASLPGGKSYTEWLDQLNASYGLDKNIPAGFVHWVKQAVRLNFGDSWAFNMPVTEKFKEVIMDSFVLGSITFILQIAIAIPLGIIAARKQYSKADYAISVFALIGISLPSFFFATILKYIFSVKLGWFDLFGMIGRMYEQLSPMGKFLDRAHHLVLPVVTLTIVSVGSLMRYTRTNMLEVLNSDYIRTARAKGLSEKKVINYHAFRNTLIPVVTIIGGSLPGLFAGAMITETLFQIEGIGYTSYQAMTTGDIPFSMFYMVFMAMLTLLGNLIADILYAVVDPRVRVN, translated from the coding sequence ATGCGTAAATTTATTTTAAAAAGATTGGCAATTAGCGTTGTAATACTCTTCTTTGTAGCTTTAATAATTTACACAATTATGCGCTGCATGCCATCTTCTTTTGTTGAGAATATGGCAAGAGAGAAAGCTTCGCTTCCGGGAGGAAAATCCTATACAGAGTGGTTGGATCAATTAAATGCATCCTATGGCTTAGACAAGAATATTCCTGCCGGGTTTGTTCATTGGGTAAAACAAGCTGTAAGACTTAATTTTGGAGACTCATGGGCATTTAATATGCCGGTTACAGAAAAGTTTAAAGAAGTTATAATGGATTCTTTTGTATTAGGATCTATTACATTTATACTTCAGATTGCTATTGCAATTCCACTGGGAATTATAGCAGCCAGAAAACAATATAGTAAAGCAGACTATGCTATAAGTGTGTTTGCTTTAATTGGAATTTCCTTACCATCCTTTTTCTTTGCAACGATTTTGAAATATATATTTTCTGTAAAGTTAGGATGGTTTGACTTATTTGGTATGATTGGCCGTATGTATGAGCAATTAAGTCCTATGGGCAAATTTTTAGACAGAGCTCATCATTTGGTCTTACCGGTAGTTACTTTAACTATAGTTAGCGTAGGTTCCCTTATGAGATATACCAGAACAAATATGCTGGAGGTTTTAAATTCTGATTATATAAGAACAGCCAGAGCTAAGGGATTATCTGAGAAAAAAGTTATAAATTATCATGCATTTCGTAATACCTTAATTCCTGTAGTTACAATTATCGGCGGATCCTTGCCTGGATTGTTTGCAGGAGCTATGATTACCGAAACATTATTCCAAATAGAAGGTATTGGATATACATCATATCAGGCAATGACAACAGGAGATATTCCTTTTTCTATGTTCTATATGGTGTTTATGGCAATGCTTACATTACTGGGTAACTTAATAGCAGATATTTTATATGCAGTAGTTGACCCTAGAGTAAGAGTAAACTAA
- a CDS encoding ABC transporter permease produces MSKDYENTKTSTSLALDDEQRVKVLSPGMLVAKRFFRNRLAVVGLVILASMFVFSFIGGLLAPYGETQVFKVYESVEKDYAGVSINNDYQYFDAEGETFPSVARAQLILAINKEKESFESGGVTYSLVKEGEDFYRVIQFQEVATVVSLKGINRFTAAQGETVSKEMEEAYLAASDAGEKSFELNGITYYINQKGKNTSIAKPKEISIVSKMIFNAYSPDTELDYSFRFAAQKAMNDKETFFEVNGATYEMELDEEDNTAVFYLVEGNTKTEYALVSNVSISAVDNEFLTIDFKEAIIKAIDNGDKGFVYPDKDGVDVEYKINRKNNQFTVRRHTETELINVYEAPSKKHLLGTDGNGMDIFTRLMYGGRISLIIGFVVVIIETIIGVILGGMAGYFGGWVDNLIMRVVDIVYCIPSMPLYIILGSVMDFLKIDPQLRIFMLMIILALLGWPGIARMVRGQILSLREQEFMTATEALGIRVSRRIFRHLVPNVIPQLTVIGTMSLGSIILTEATLSYLGLGVKFPFASWGNIINAVNNIYVMTNYWFVWIPAGLLILVTVLGFNFVGDGLRDAFDPKMKR; encoded by the coding sequence ATGAGTAAAGATTATGAAAATACAAAGACAAGCACCTCCTTAGCTTTGGACGATGAGCAAAGGGTTAAGGTGCTGTCACCTGGAATGTTGGTGGCAAAGAGATTTTTTAGAAACCGCCTGGCGGTTGTTGGACTTGTTATATTAGCATCTATGTTTGTGTTTTCCTTTATAGGTGGCTTGCTAGCCCCTTACGGAGAGACACAGGTATTTAAAGTTTATGAAAGTGTTGAAAAAGATTATGCGGGAGTATCCATAAATAATGATTATCAGTATTTTGATGCTGAGGGTGAAACTTTCCCTTCAGTTGCAAGAGCTCAATTAATTCTTGCAATTAATAAAGAAAAGGAGAGCTTTGAATCCGGAGGTGTAACTTATTCCTTAGTTAAGGAAGGTGAAGATTTTTACCGTGTTATACAGTTTCAGGAAGTTGCAACAGTGGTAAGTTTAAAAGGAATTAACAGATTTACTGCCGCCCAGGGAGAAACAGTCTCAAAAGAAATGGAAGAGGCTTATCTGGCAGCTTCAGATGCAGGGGAAAAATCTTTTGAGCTTAATGGAATTACTTATTATATTAATCAAAAAGGTAAAAACACATCCATCGCAAAACCAAAAGAAATAAGCATAGTATCAAAGATGATTTTTAATGCATATTCACCGGATACTGAGCTTGACTATAGCTTCCGTTTTGCTGCACAAAAAGCTATGAATGATAAAGAAACATTCTTTGAAGTTAACGGGGCAACTTATGAGATGGAATTAGACGAAGAAGATAATACGGCAGTATTTTACTTAGTAGAAGGAAACACAAAGACAGAGTATGCCTTAGTTTCCAATGTAAGTATTAGTGCTGTTGATAATGAGTTTTTAACCATAGATTTTAAGGAAGCAATAATTAAAGCCATAGATAATGGTGATAAGGGCTTTGTCTACCCGGATAAAGACGGTGTGGATGTAGAATACAAAATTAATCGTAAAAACAATCAATTTACTGTAAGAAGACATACAGAAACTGAACTGATTAATGTATATGAAGCTCCTTCTAAGAAACACTTACTGGGAACAGACGGAAATGGTATGGATATCTTTACCCGCCTTATGTATGGGGGAAGAATATCTTTAATTATCGGTTTCGTGGTAGTTATAATTGAAACTATTATCGGTGTTATCTTAGGCGGTATGGCAGGTTATTTTGGAGGCTGGGTAGATAACCTTATAATGCGTGTTGTTGATATTGTATATTGTATCCCCTCCATGCCTCTGTATATTATATTAGGTTCAGTCATGGACTTCTTAAAAATAGATCCACAGCTTCGTATATTTATGTTGATGATTATCTTGGCCTTACTTGGATGGCCCGGTATTGCAAGAATGGTTCGTGGACAGATACTTTCACTTCGTGAGCAAGAATTTATGACTGCTACGGAAGCTTTGGGTATTAGAGTAAGCAGAAGAATATTTAGACATTTAGTTCCTAATGTTATTCCTCAGTTAACTGTTATAGGTACAATGAGCCTGGGAAGTATTATTTTAACTGAGGCAACACTAAGTTATTTAGGTTTGGGTGTTAAGTTCCCTTTTGCATCATGGGGTAATATAATCAATGCTGTAAACAACATCTATGTTATGACCAATTATTGGTTTGTTTGGATACCGGCTGGGTTATTAATATTAGTTACAGTATTAGGATTTAACTTTGTAGGTGATGGTCTACGTGATGCATTTGACCCTAAGATGAAGAGGTAG
- a CDS encoding ABC transporter ATP-binding protein, whose product MALFKNKKVKDVNYISAKESRRISRENRKITSEIEKKRNRKNVPREEYITKMRDPNNVLEFDNLHTYFFTDIGTVKSVDGVSFDIPLGKTVGVVGESGCGKSVTSLSAMQLVQRPQGQIVSGSIRFNTGKEVYDIAKTPTYEMQKLRGNMISMIFQEPMTSLNPVFRIGTQLDEVIELHNENMSKAEIKARSIEMLEMVGIANSEGVYKMYPHELSGGMRQRVMIAMGLACNPRLIIADEPTTALDVTIQAQILDLLRNLKDKINSSIMLITHDLGVIAEMADYVVVMYAGRVVERGTAEEIFKNPSHPYTIGLMNSKPVVGKKVDRLYSIPGKVPNPVDMPNYCYFRDRCDKCIKKCDGAYPEEIYLSPTHAVSCYLYYDKKGALENGN is encoded by the coding sequence GTGGCTTTATTTAAAAATAAGAAAGTAAAAGATGTTAATTATATTTCCGCTAAGGAATCAAGAAGAATCTCAAGGGAAAATAGAAAGATAACGAGTGAGATTGAAAAGAAAAGAAACAGGAAAAATGTTCCCAGGGAAGAATATATTACCAAGATGAGGGATCCCAATAATGTTTTGGAATTTGATAATCTTCATACCTATTTCTTCACAGATATAGGGACTGTAAAATCGGTAGATGGTGTATCTTTTGATATTCCACTGGGAAAGACTGTCGGTGTAGTAGGAGAATCCGGATGCGGTAAATCAGTTACCAGTCTTTCTGCTATGCAATTGGTACAAAGACCACAGGGACAGATTGTAAGCGGTTCGATTCGTTTCAACACCGGTAAAGAGGTTTATGATATTGCTAAAACCCCCACATACGAGATGCAAAAACTAAGAGGTAATATGATCTCCATGATCTTTCAGGAACCTATGACCAGCTTAAATCCTGTCTTTAGGATTGGGACTCAGTTAGATGAGGTTATAGAACTTCATAATGAGAATATGTCTAAGGCAGAAATCAAGGCTCGTTCTATTGAGATGTTGGAGATGGTGGGTATTGCCAACAGTGAAGGTGTATATAAGATGTATCCCCATGAGCTGTCCGGTGGTATGAGACAACGTGTTATGATTGCTATGGGTCTTGCATGTAATCCAAGACTCATTATTGCAGATGAGCCTACAACTGCTCTAGACGTTACCATCCAAGCCCAGATTTTGGACTTGCTTCGTAATCTGAAGGATAAGATAAACAGCAGTATTATGCTAATTACCCATGACCTGGGAGTAATTGCAGAGATGGCAGATTATGTTGTGGTTATGTATGCAGGCCGGGTTGTGGAAAGAGGTACAGCGGAAGAAATATTTAAGAATCCCAGTCATCCATATACTATAGGTTTGATGAACAGTAAGCCGGTTGTCGGTAAGAAGGTAGATCGTTTATATAGTATTCCGGGTAAGGTTCCAAATCCCGTTGATATGCCTAATTACTGTTATTTTAGGGATCGTTGTGATAAATGTATAAAAAAATGTGACGGAGCTTATCCTGAAGAGATATATCTTTCACCCACCCATGCAGTTTCCTGTTATTTATATTACGACAAGAAAGGAGCATTAGAGAATGGCAACTAA
- a CDS encoding ABC transporter ATP-binding protein produces the protein MATNNQNEQTSEYILEVNNLKKYFPIKTSVFSKQKGEVKAVDDISFKIKRGTTMGLVGESGCGKSTAGRTILRLIEKTAGEVLFNGKDIYSLNKAELRQLRTKMQIIFQDPYSSLSPRLPIGEIIGEAVKEHNIVPKNEYEDYLDEIMAACGLQPYHKDRYPHEFSGGQRQRICIARALAVNPEFIVCDEPVSALDVSIQAQIINLLSDLQKQRNLTYLFISHDLSVVEHISDTVGVMYLGSLVEYGNKEDIFKNPAHPYTQALLSAVPIPDTDVKMNRIILEGSIPSPANPPSGCKFHTRCNKCMEICKTEVPQVKELEDGHFVQCHLYND, from the coding sequence ATGGCAACTAATAATCAAAATGAACAGACTTCTGAGTACATTCTCGAAGTTAATAATTTAAAGAAATATTTCCCCATAAAGACCAGCGTATTCTCTAAGCAAAAGGGTGAAGTGAAGGCAGTGGATGATATCAGCTTTAAAATTAAGCGTGGTACCACCATGGGGCTGGTAGGAGAATCCGGTTGTGGAAAATCGACAGCCGGAAGAACAATTTTAAGATTAATAGAAAAAACCGCCGGTGAGGTTTTATTTAACGGTAAGGATATATATAGCTTAAATAAGGCTGAATTAAGACAGCTACGTACTAAGATGCAGATTATCTTTCAGGATCCATATTCAAGCCTTTCACCAAGACTTCCTATAGGTGAAATTATCGGTGAGGCAGTTAAGGAGCATAATATAGTTCCTAAAAATGAATATGAGGATTATTTGGATGAAATTATGGCTGCCTGTGGATTACAGCCTTATCATAAAGACCGTTATCCCCATGAATTTTCCGGTGGCCAAAGACAAAGAATATGTATTGCAAGAGCCTTAGCGGTAAATCCTGAATTTATTGTATGTGATGAACCGGTATCAGCCCTTGATGTATCTATTCAGGCACAGATTATAAACTTGCTTAGTGACCTGCAAAAGCAAAGAAATCTTACTTACTTATTTATATCCCACGATTTATCTGTTGTGGAGCATATATCAGACACTGTAGGTGTTATGTATTTAGGAAGCTTGGTTGAATACGGTAATAAAGAAGATATCTTTAAGAATCCTGCTCATCCTTATACTCAGGCTCTACTTTCTGCCGTTCCTATACCGGATACGGATGTGAAGATGAATCGTATAATCCTTGAGGGAAGCATTCCTTCACCTGCAAATCCTCCATCGGGATGTAAGTTCCATACAAGATGTAATAAATGTATGGAGATTTGTAAGACTGAGGTTCCACAAGTTAAGGAACTAGAGGACGGACATTTTGTCCAGTGCCATTTGTATAATGATTAG
- a CDS encoding peptide ABC transporter substrate-binding protein — protein sequence MKYMKLKKIIAVILLLTSTMAILSSCGKKNTNTTDNKKSPYPGTSEDKSITVNITSEPPEMFSVTTTDATSFIVLRHILENLVTLDENDKVIPGVAKEWTVSEDELEYTFYLRDDMKWSNGEPVTAHDFVFAWTSLLTPSFAADYAYFGYVFKNGKAYNEGKVGADQLGFKAISDYELQVTLENPTPYFLDTLAFGVFAPLNEKAYNEFGSAYGTDADKMVYNGPFIMTSWEHESRIVLEKNPDYYDKDKIELEKINMLMINDSNAALNSFKVGELDIVGLTGDQVQLMKNENYPIHSYSDGSTFYLEYNLQNPYLANQNLRKAITYAIDKQAFIDSIVKNDSKVATSFTSPAIHGLNDNFYMEVGKLATEFDLELAKDHYNKALEELNVDKITLSLIIDDNDTAVKNGAFIQEQLRANLGLEINIEPMPFKSRLSRMSNKDFDIVFAGWGPDYNDPLTFLDIFETGNGNNHGSYSNTEYDELLDKVRVELDAKKRFEYLTELEKIVMDDLPVGPIYWRVKDYVLSGKIESGVIRTAFQDLNLKYVKLAK from the coding sequence ATGAAATATATGAAATTAAAAAAAATAATAGCTGTCATTTTATTATTGACTTCGACAATGGCTATATTATCATCCTGTGGTAAGAAAAATACAAACACCACTGATAATAAAAAGAGCCCTTATCCAGGTACTTCTGAGGATAAATCAATAACGGTAAATATTACTTCAGAACCACCGGAGATGTTTTCAGTTACCACAACTGATGCAACTTCCTTTATTGTACTGCGCCATATCCTTGAGAATCTTGTAACATTGGACGAAAATGATAAGGTTATTCCCGGTGTTGCTAAGGAATGGACTGTAAGTGAGGATGAACTAGAATATACCTTTTACTTAAGGGATGATATGAAATGGTCCAATGGTGAACCGGTTACAGCCCATGACTTTGTATTTGCATGGACCTCACTGCTTACACCTAGTTTTGCGGCTGATTATGCTTATTTTGGTTATGTATTTAAAAACGGAAAAGCTTATAATGAAGGCAAAGTAGGGGCGGATCAGTTGGGATTTAAGGCAATTTCAGATTATGAGCTTCAAGTGACATTAGAAAATCCTACTCCATATTTTCTTGATACATTAGCCTTTGGAGTATTTGCTCCCCTTAATGAAAAGGCCTATAATGAGTTTGGCTCTGCCTATGGTACAGATGCAGATAAAATGGTATACAACGGTCCCTTTATAATGACTTCCTGGGAGCATGAAAGTAGAATTGTTCTTGAAAAGAATCCTGATTATTATGACAAGGATAAAATAGAGCTAGAGAAAATAAATATGCTTATGATTAATGATTCTAATGCGGCCCTAAATTCCTTTAAGGTTGGTGAATTAGATATAGTTGGTTTAACCGGAGATCAGGTACAATTAATGAAAAATGAAAATTATCCGATTCACAGTTATTCAGACGGTTCAACTTTCTATTTGGAATATAACTTGCAAAATCCTTATCTGGCAAACCAAAATCTAAGAAAAGCTATAACATATGCTATTGATAAACAGGCCTTTATAGATAGTATAGTAAAAAATGATTCAAAGGTGGCAACATCCTTTACCTCACCGGCTATTCATGGGCTAAATGATAACTTCTATATGGAAGTTGGTAAGTTGGCAACTGAATTTGATTTAGAACTGGCTAAAGATCATTATAATAAGGCCTTAGAAGAACTAAATGTTGATAAAATTACCCTATCATTAATAATTGATGATAATGATACTGCAGTTAAAAATGGAGCATTTATTCAGGAACAACTTAGGGCTAATCTGGGCCTAGAAATTAATATAGAGCCTATGCCTTTTAAGAGTAGGCTTAGCAGGATGTCAAATAAAGATTTTGATATAGTATTTGCAGGCTGGGGGCCTGACTATAATGATCCACTTACATTCTTAGATATCTTTGAAACAGGAAATGGCAATAATCATGGCAGCTATAGTAATACTGAATATGATGAATTATTAGATAAGGTACGTGTAGAATTAGATGCTAAAAAACGCTTTGAATATTTAACAGAGCTTGAGAAAATTGTTATGGATGATCTGCCTGTAGGCCCAATATACTGGAGAGTAAAAGACTATGTGCTAAGTGGTAAGATTGAATCGGGAGTTATTAGAACTGCTTTCCAAGATTTGAACCTAAAATATGTAAAGCTGGCTAAATAA
- a CDS encoding ABC transporter permease, which yields MLLAKYIVKRLLYALLTLLVLVSLTFFMMRLLPGDPFIGEKAIPETTMKALNEKYGLDKPVIQQLIIYMGNVFRGDLGLSMHYNRPVNDIIRQAFPYSFDLGMRALIFATVMGILLGIVAAVKRGTHWDTISMLFAIIGVSVPGFIVGSLLQYFFALKLTEWTGIAFFPNTGWDSFSSKLLPSFALSLSSLATVSRLMRTSMLDVLGHDYIKTAKSKGLSQKTIIWKHAVRNAIMPVITVLGPISAALLTGAFVVENIFSIPGMGKFFVFSIQTQDYTLISGTTLFYGAFLILANLVVDIAYGFVDPRVKLSEAKEG from the coding sequence ATGCTATTGGCTAAATATATTGTAAAGAGATTGCTTTACGCCTTACTTACCTTATTAGTTTTAGTAAGCTTAACATTTTTTATGATGCGGCTTTTGCCGGGAGATCCTTTTATTGGGGAAAAGGCAATTCCGGAGACAACTATGAAAGCCTTAAATGAAAAATATGGTTTGGATAAACCGGTAATACAACAGCTTATTATTTATATGGGAAATGTATTTAGAGGGGATTTGGGCCTATCTATGCATTATAACAGACCGGTTAATGATATTATCAGGCAAGCATTTCCATACTCTTTTGATTTAGGAATGAGGGCATTGATATTTGCTACCGTTATGGGAATTTTACTTGGTATAGTAGCAGCGGTAAAAAGAGGAACCCATTGGGATACTATATCAATGTTATTTGCAATTATCGGTGTTTCGGTACCGGGATTTATAGTAGGCTCCCTCCTTCAATACTTCTTTGCTTTAAAATTAACTGAGTGGACAGGAATAGCTTTTTTTCCAAATACGGGATGGGATAGTTTTTCTAGTAAGCTTTTACCCTCTTTTGCCTTAAGCTTAAGCTCCCTGGCTACGGTTTCAAGATTAATGAGAACCAGTATGCTTGATGTGCTAGGTCATGATTATATTAAAACAGCGAAATCTAAAGGATTATCACAAAAGACAATTATTTGGAAACATGCAGTAAGAAATGCCATTATGCCTGTAATAACAGTTTTAGGTCCCATTTCAGCTGCCTTGCTTACAGGTGCTTTCGTAGTAGAAAATATTTTTTCTATACCGGGTATGGGCAAATTCTTTGTATTTAGCATCCAAACCCAGGATTATACACTGATATCCGGAACTACTCTCTTTTACGGAGCATTTCTGATACTGGCAAATTTGGTGGTAGATATTGCCTACGGATTTGTTGATCCTAGAGTTAAACTTAGTGAGGCTAAGGAAGGATAA